Genomic segment of Sulfoacidibacillus ferrooxidans:
TACTATGTCGTGCAGATCTACGATGGTCAGCAAAGTGCTCCATCGAATACGGTAACCTTCAGTGATCAAAGCACATTAGCAACTCCGTCTCTTGCTGTGATGGATACCAATGGTGTAGAGGACTTAGGTGTGAGTAATGCCACTCCAGATGCAACTGTCAATCTGTTTACTTCATCTGGTCAAGTAGTTAGTGCCACTACAGCGGATTCAAATGGTAATGCCTCCTTTGACAATCTATCTAGCGGTAGCTACTAT
This window contains:
- a CDS encoding SdrD B-like domain-containing protein, which translates into the protein YYVVQIYDGQQSAPSNTVTFSDQSTLATPSLAVMDTNGVEDLGVSNATPDATVNLFTSSGQVVSATTADSNGNASFDNLSSGSYY